A genomic stretch from Streptomyces sp. QL37 includes:
- a CDS encoding helix-turn-helix transcriptional regulator — protein sequence MSEPRSAPTVGQVVLGKRLQDLRERVGLSRDQAAKVLRVAPGTIRRMETAEVGLKIPYVQLLLKAYGIADDETDAFVELAEEANKPGWWQRFHDVLPDWFSMYVSLEGAASLLRTYEPHFVPGLLQTEDYARSVLRTGAVGQTRPADIERHVALRMERQSLLTKAEAPKLWVVMDETVLRRPVGSPDAMRAQVDRLLEATDLPNVTLQIAEFATGHHPGTYGPFVLFRFAVPELPDMVYSEYLTGAVYFDARPEVASYLEVMDRMAAQAATAQRTKEILRDFRKEL from the coding sequence GTGAGCGAACCGCGGTCGGCCCCGACCGTGGGCCAGGTCGTTCTCGGTAAGCGCCTGCAGGACCTGCGGGAACGCGTGGGCCTGAGCCGGGACCAGGCGGCGAAGGTGCTCCGTGTCGCCCCGGGGACCATACGCAGGATGGAGACCGCCGAGGTCGGGCTGAAGATCCCGTACGTCCAGCTCCTCCTCAAGGCCTACGGGATCGCAGACGACGAGACCGACGCCTTCGTCGAACTGGCGGAAGAGGCCAACAAGCCCGGTTGGTGGCAGCGCTTCCACGACGTGCTGCCCGACTGGTTCAGCATGTACGTCAGCCTGGAGGGCGCCGCGAGCCTCCTGCGCACGTACGAGCCGCACTTCGTCCCCGGGCTCCTGCAGACCGAGGACTACGCGCGCTCCGTCCTGCGCACCGGGGCGGTCGGCCAGACCCGGCCCGCCGACATCGAGCGCCATGTGGCGCTGCGGATGGAACGGCAGTCACTGCTCACCAAGGCGGAGGCGCCGAAGCTCTGGGTGGTCATGGACGAGACGGTCCTGCGCCGCCCCGTCGGCAGCCCCGACGCCATGCGGGCCCAGGTCGACCGTCTGCTCGAAGCGACCGACCTGCCCAACGTGACCCTGCAGATCGCGGAGTTCGCGACCGGCCACCACCCGGGCACGTACGGCCCGTTCGTCCTCTTCCGCTTCGCGGTCCCCGAGCTGCCCGACATGGTCTACAGCGAGTACCTGACGGGCGCCGTGTACTTCGACGCGCGCCCGGAGGTGGCCTCCTACCTCGAGGTCATGGACCGAATGGCGGCTCAGGCCGCAACTGCACAACGCACGAAGGAAATCCTCAGGGACTTCCGCAAGGAGCTGTGA
- a CDS encoding ATP-binding protein: MAPGSALIPRLMDLSPGAEALRYCFALPAHPESVAGARRLTRARLADWRLTGDAHDAAVLIVSELVTNAVVHTASARVVCELRCEDGRLRIAVQDQGHQPGGPRLSRTADGEHGRGLLLVDSMSSAWGSHDAGNHSGRIVWAELPYGPEPAC; this comes from the coding sequence GTGGCACCTGGCAGTGCGCTCATCCCCCGGCTCATGGACCTCAGCCCCGGGGCGGAAGCGCTCCGTTACTGCTTCGCGCTGCCGGCGCACCCCGAGTCGGTGGCCGGTGCCCGGCGCCTCACGCGGGCCCGGCTGGCGGACTGGCGGCTGACGGGGGATGCCCACGACGCGGCGGTGCTGATCGTCTCCGAGCTGGTGACCAACGCGGTGGTGCACACCGCGAGCGCCCGGGTCGTCTGCGAACTCCGCTGCGAAGACGGCCGCTTGCGCATAGCCGTACAGGACCAGGGCCATCAGCCCGGCGGCCCCCGGCTGTCCCGCACCGCCGACGGGGAGCACGGGCGCGGGCTGCTGCTCGTCGACTCCATGAGTTCGGCGTGGGGATCCCACGACGCGGGGAACCACTCCGGGCGCATCGTATGGGCCGAACTGCCGTACGGCCCGGAGCCGGCATGCTGA
- a CDS encoding 6-phospho-beta-glucosidase: MKLTILGGGGFRVPLVYGALLGDHAEGRVSRVTLYDTDADRLTAVARVLDEQARGVHDAPAVVATDDLDEALRGADFVFSAIRVGGLDGRAADERVALDEGVLGQETVGAGGIAYGLRTVPVAIDLARRIARLAPDAWVINFTNPAGLVTEAMSRHLGDRVIGICDSPVGLGRRIARVLGADPDRARVDYVGLNHLGWVRGLEVDGRDELPRLLADPALLGSFEEGRLFGADWLRSLGSIPNEYLHYYYFNREAVRAYQEAEQTRGAFLRDQQEGFYARMKDPGAPALTTWDRTRAEREATYMAENRDVAGAGEREESDLDSGGYEQVALALMRAVARNERTSLILDVRNRGTLSVLDDDAVIEVPCLVDANGAHPVAVAPLPYHAVGLVTAVKAVERAVLEAAETGSRAAAVKAFALHPLVDSVSVARRLVDGYAKVHPGLAYLAP, from the coding sequence GTGAAGCTGACAATTCTTGGTGGCGGCGGATTCCGGGTCCCTCTGGTGTACGGGGCACTGCTCGGCGATCACGCCGAGGGCCGCGTCTCGCGGGTGACCCTGTACGACACGGACGCGGACCGGCTCACCGCCGTCGCCCGGGTCCTCGACGAACAGGCGCGGGGCGTCCATGACGCGCCCGCGGTCGTCGCCACCGACGATCTCGACGAGGCACTGCGCGGCGCGGACTTCGTCTTCTCCGCGATCCGGGTCGGCGGTCTCGACGGCCGCGCCGCGGACGAGCGCGTCGCACTCGACGAAGGCGTCCTGGGCCAGGAGACGGTCGGCGCGGGTGGCATCGCGTACGGGCTGCGCACCGTGCCCGTCGCGATCGATCTCGCCCGGCGCATCGCGCGGCTCGCCCCCGACGCGTGGGTCATCAACTTCACCAACCCGGCCGGTCTGGTCACCGAGGCCATGTCCCGTCACCTCGGCGACAGGGTCATCGGGATCTGCGACTCCCCGGTAGGGCTCGGCCGCCGCATCGCCCGGGTCCTGGGCGCCGATCCGGACCGGGCCCGGGTCGACTACGTCGGACTCAACCACCTCGGCTGGGTCCGTGGCCTGGAGGTCGACGGCCGCGACGAACTCCCGCGTCTGCTGGCCGATCCCGCGCTGCTGGGCTCCTTCGAGGAGGGCAGGCTCTTCGGGGCGGACTGGCTGCGCTCCCTGGGCTCGATCCCCAACGAGTACCTGCACTACTACTACTTCAACCGGGAAGCGGTCCGCGCCTACCAGGAGGCCGAACAGACCCGCGGCGCCTTCCTCCGCGACCAGCAGGAGGGCTTCTACGCCCGGATGAAGGACCCGGGCGCCCCGGCGCTCACCACCTGGGACCGTACGCGCGCCGAACGCGAGGCCACGTACATGGCGGAGAACCGCGACGTCGCCGGGGCCGGCGAGCGTGAGGAGAGCGACCTGGACTCCGGGGGCTACGAACAGGTGGCACTCGCCCTGATGCGGGCCGTCGCCCGCAACGAGCGCACCTCGCTGATCCTCGACGTACGTAACAGGGGCACCCTCTCGGTGCTCGACGACGACGCCGTCATCGAGGTGCCCTGCCTGGTCGACGCCAACGGCGCCCACCCCGTGGCCGTCGCCCCGCTCCCGTACCACGCCGTCGGCCTGGTCACCGCGGTCAAGGCCGTGGAACGCGCGGTGCTCGAAGCGGCGGAGACCGGGTCGCGCGCCGCGGCCGTGAAGGCCTTCGCCCTGCACCCCCTGGTCGACTCCGTCTCCGTGGCCCGCCGGCTGGTCGACGGGTACGCGAAGGTCCACCCCGGCCTCGCCTACCTCGCGCCGTGA
- a CDS encoding cytochrome P450: MTTPFQHEPGSATGPVPPPQCPAHGTGIGPGGLRRLYGPEAEADPTGLYEKLRAEHGSVAPVLLHEDVPAWLVLGHSENLHMTRTPSQFSRDSRRWRGLQDGSVAPDHPLAPLFTWQPVCSFAEGAEHERLRGAVTDSMARIDTRGVRRHINRYSNRLVNDFCGEGRVELVSQFAERLPMMVMCAIIGMPEEYDDRLVQAARDMTRGSETAVASNAYVIGALDRLVQRRRAAPAEDFATWLVEHPAGLTDKEVSEHLRVVLIVAYETTTNLIANVLRMVLTDPRFRARLSGGHMTVPEAVEQTLWDEPPFTSVLGRWAVGDTELGGQQIKAGDALIVGIAPANTDPAVRPDLTVSMEGNRAHLAFSSGPHECPGQDIGRAIADVGVDALLMRLPDLELAVDEEKLNWAGNFMSRHLVDLPAGFAPAPEQEIDAEPLPAVARSRSHVDWQVSSPVTPRGPMAAPAGQVPAGVRTAEAQHAAPGEGALIPAQRSGPTKLWRAVMRWWSGH; the protein is encoded by the coding sequence GTGACAACCCCCTTCCAGCACGAACCCGGATCCGCCACCGGTCCGGTGCCACCCCCGCAATGCCCCGCCCACGGCACGGGCATCGGGCCCGGCGGACTGCGCCGGCTGTACGGCCCGGAGGCCGAGGCGGACCCCACGGGTCTGTACGAGAAGCTGCGCGCCGAGCACGGCTCCGTGGCGCCCGTCCTGTTGCACGAGGACGTTCCCGCCTGGCTGGTGCTCGGACACAGCGAGAACCTCCACATGACCCGGACCCCCTCGCAGTTCTCCCGCGACTCCCGGCGGTGGCGCGGACTGCAGGACGGCAGCGTGGCCCCGGACCACCCGCTCGCCCCGCTCTTCACCTGGCAGCCGGTGTGCTCCTTCGCCGAAGGCGCCGAACACGAACGGCTGCGCGGCGCGGTCACCGACAGCATGGCGCGCATCGACACCCGTGGCGTGCGCCGCCACATCAACCGGTACAGCAACCGGCTCGTCAACGACTTCTGCGGGGAAGGCCGGGTCGAGCTGGTCAGCCAGTTCGCCGAGCGTCTCCCGATGATGGTGATGTGCGCGATCATCGGCATGCCGGAGGAGTACGACGACCGGCTGGTGCAGGCCGCCCGGGACATGACGCGCGGCTCGGAGACCGCGGTCGCGAGCAACGCCTACGTGATCGGCGCACTCGACCGGCTGGTCCAGCGCCGCCGGGCGGCCCCCGCCGAGGACTTCGCCACCTGGCTGGTCGAACACCCCGCCGGCCTCACCGACAAGGAGGTCAGCGAGCACCTGCGGGTGGTTCTGATCGTCGCCTACGAGACGACCACCAACCTGATCGCCAACGTGCTGCGCATGGTCCTCACGGACCCCAGGTTCCGGGCCAGGCTCAGCGGTGGGCACATGACCGTGCCCGAGGCGGTCGAGCAGACGCTGTGGGACGAGCCGCCCTTCACCTCGGTCCTCGGCCGGTGGGCGGTGGGCGACACCGAGCTCGGCGGACAGCAGATCAAGGCGGGGGACGCCCTGATCGTCGGCATCGCACCGGCCAACACCGACCCCGCCGTGCGGCCCGACCTCACCGTCAGCATGGAGGGCAACCGCGCCCACCTGGCGTTCAGCAGCGGCCCCCACGAGTGCCCCGGCCAGGACATCGGACGAGCCATCGCCGACGTCGGCGTGGACGCCCTGCTGATGCGCCTGCCCGACCTGGAACTCGCTGTCGACGAGGAGAAGCTGAACTGGGCCGGGAACTTCATGTCACGGCACCTGGTGGACCTGCCGGCGGGCTTCGCCCCCGCCCCGGAGCAGGAGATCGACGCCGAACCGCTGCCCGCGGTGGCCCGGTCCCGGTCGCACGTCGACTGGCAGGTGTCGTCGCCCGTCACCCCCCGCGGCCCCATGGCCGCCCCGGCGGGCCAGGTCCCGGCCGGAGTGCGGACCGCCGAGGCGCAGCACGCGGCACCCGGTGAGGGAGCTCTCATCCCGGCACAGCGGAGCGGGCCGACGAAGCTCTGGCGCGCCGTCATGCGGTGGTGGAGCGGCCACTGA
- a CDS encoding ATP/GTP-binding protein: MDFRSSDTITGPRSEDVLPDTATAAVKVVVVGGFGVGKTTLVGSVSEIRPLTTEETMTQAGVGVDDNVGVETKTATTVAMDFGRISLSDELILYLFGTPGQERFWFLWNGLFEGALGAVVLIDTRRLQVSFDVIGRLEERGVPFVVAVNTFPGAPRHPVEALRSALDLPEEVPMIDCDARLRTSSRDVLMTLMRYLHRLAVPLA, encoded by the coding sequence ATGGACTTCAGAAGCTCTGACACGATCACGGGCCCGCGCAGCGAGGACGTCCTTCCCGACACGGCCACGGCCGCGGTGAAGGTCGTCGTCGTCGGCGGGTTCGGGGTCGGCAAGACCACCTTGGTCGGCTCGGTGAGCGAGATCCGGCCCCTGACCACCGAAGAGACCATGACCCAGGCCGGTGTCGGCGTGGACGACAACGTGGGTGTGGAGACCAAGACCGCCACCACCGTCGCCATGGACTTCGGGCGGATCAGCCTCAGCGACGAACTGATCCTCTACCTGTTCGGCACCCCCGGCCAGGAACGCTTCTGGTTCCTGTGGAACGGACTCTTCGAAGGAGCGCTCGGAGCCGTCGTCCTCATCGACACCCGTCGGCTCCAGGTCAGTTTCGACGTCATCGGCAGGCTGGAGGAGCGCGGCGTCCCGTTCGTGGTGGCCGTCAACACCTTCCCCGGCGCGCCGCGCCACCCCGTCGAGGCCCTGCGCAGCGCCCTGGACCTGCCGGAGGAGGTCCCGATGATCGACTGCGACGCCCGGCTGCGCACCTCCAGCCGCGATGTGCTGATGACCCTGATGCGCTACCTGCACCGCCTTGCCGTGCCGCTCGCCTGA
- a CDS encoding DUF742 domain-containing protein, whose translation MSPPRRERRKADPAVSDPERLYVITGAPDGERAELDLVTMVVAQAEPSPTVQPEQAAILRLCRAPLSVAEISAYLSLPFSVVTSLLTELLATELIESRAPIVRAALPDRSLLEAVMHGLQKL comes from the coding sequence ATGAGTCCTCCCCGGCGAGAACGCCGTAAGGCCGACCCGGCGGTGAGCGACCCGGAACGGCTGTACGTGATCACCGGTGCCCCCGACGGTGAAAGAGCTGAACTCGACCTCGTCACGATGGTGGTGGCACAGGCCGAGCCGTCGCCGACGGTCCAGCCCGAGCAGGCCGCGATCCTGCGGCTCTGCAGGGCACCGTTGTCCGTCGCCGAGATCTCGGCCTATCTGAGCCTCCCCTTCAGTGTGGTCACCTCGCTCCTGACAGAACTCCTGGCGACCGAACTGATCGAGTCGCGCGCGCCCATCGTCCGCGCCGCGCTCCCGGACCGGTCCCTCCTCGAAGCGGTGATGCATGGACTTCAGAAGCTCTGA
- a CDS encoding roadblock/LC7 domain-containing protein — protein MIQQRGNMDWMLKELADDVPSIHQIVVLSADGLRIARHGGDPDVADRLAAACAGLQSLAAAVATEIPYSDGLMKLVVIEVTGGFFYLMAAGAGAYLAVLAGETVDAGLVGARMRDMVVRIGAHLTSPPRHDGQAG, from the coding sequence GTGATCCAGCAGCGGGGAAACATGGACTGGATGCTCAAGGAACTGGCCGACGACGTACCGAGCATCCACCAGATCGTGGTGCTCTCCGCCGACGGCCTCCGCATCGCCCGGCACGGCGGCGACCCCGACGTCGCCGACCGCCTCGCCGCCGCCTGTGCCGGGCTGCAGAGCCTGGCCGCGGCCGTCGCCACCGAAATCCCGTACAGCGACGGCCTGATGAAGCTCGTCGTCATCGAGGTCACCGGAGGGTTCTTCTACCTGATGGCGGCGGGCGCCGGAGCCTACCTCGCGGTCCTCGCCGGCGAGACGGTCGACGCCGGACTGGTGGGTGCCCGCATGCGCGACATGGTCGTCCGTATCGGCGCGCACCTGACGAGTCCTCCGCGCCACGACGGGCAGGCCGGATGA
- a CDS encoding sensor histidine kinase, giving the protein MVRVESPPTKRDIPVVRAALLPVVLMAGATAAGAVPVTGATRAAVVWCGAIATVVVATLTVVLNRRRRAMRVQRAEYEQRIAALEHRVATYDQETERLSKELLPAAIRRLRASNSPQEVMRDIVDADASYRNLPKAQRALVLQVLDIIDNEEAMRDSAQRAFVSVARRVQAIVHRQASELREMEDHHGRNPDVFDDLLRIDHGTALIGRLADSIAVLGGARPSRQWPKAVPLFSVLRGAMSRILEYQRVDLHSIAKVAIVGTAVEPLIHACAELLDNATRYSPPQTRVHVTAVEVQTGIAIEIEDGGVSLSEEARARAENMLAQAQAGINMNDLGESPRLGMAVVGRLARMYQLQVSLRQSAYGGVRAVLIVPRDMITTGPAPGIAHGIGATSRPQSSLDMSQMKHVVPPRGKHKARPAATGPVPSLASPAPAPAPAASAARSAPTASAMGDDEIVVTEWTEGGLPQRRSRGRAPLGSHNLPQQSAPASEPAARNGHNGQGGGGTAPPGLWLEAFTQAVNGVPKEPEHDTESDDVWDKGDEK; this is encoded by the coding sequence ATGGTCCGTGTTGAATCACCGCCGACCAAAAGAGACATCCCCGTAGTGCGCGCGGCGCTCCTGCCCGTCGTGCTGATGGCCGGCGCGACCGCCGCAGGCGCCGTGCCGGTCACCGGGGCCACGCGGGCGGCAGTCGTCTGGTGCGGTGCGATCGCCACAGTCGTGGTCGCCACGCTCACCGTCGTGCTGAACCGCCGGCGCCGGGCGATGCGCGTCCAGCGCGCCGAGTACGAACAGCGCATCGCCGCCCTGGAACACCGCGTCGCCACGTACGACCAGGAGACCGAACGGCTCAGCAAGGAACTCCTGCCGGCCGCGATCCGCAGGCTGCGTGCCAGCAACTCGCCGCAGGAGGTGATGCGCGACATCGTCGACGCGGACGCGTCGTACCGGAACCTCCCCAAGGCGCAACGAGCCCTGGTCCTCCAGGTCCTCGACATCATCGACAACGAAGAGGCGATGCGTGACTCCGCGCAGCGCGCCTTCGTCAGCGTCGCCCGCCGGGTCCAGGCCATCGTCCACCGACAGGCCAGCGAACTCCGGGAGATGGAGGACCACCACGGGCGTAACCCCGATGTGTTCGACGACCTGCTCCGCATCGACCACGGCACCGCGCTCATCGGGCGGCTCGCCGACTCCATCGCCGTGCTCGGCGGCGCCCGCCCCAGCCGACAGTGGCCCAAGGCCGTACCGCTGTTCAGCGTTCTGCGTGGCGCGATGTCCCGGATCCTGGAGTACCAGCGGGTCGATCTGCACTCGATCGCCAAGGTCGCCATCGTCGGCACCGCGGTCGAGCCGCTCATCCACGCCTGCGCCGAACTCCTGGACAACGCGACGCGTTACTCGCCGCCCCAGACGCGGGTGCACGTCACCGCGGTCGAGGTGCAGACGGGCATCGCCATCGAGATCGAGGACGGCGGCGTCAGCCTCAGCGAGGAGGCCCGCGCGCGGGCCGAGAACATGCTCGCCCAGGCCCAGGCCGGTATCAACATGAACGACCTGGGGGAGTCCCCGCGGCTCGGCATGGCCGTCGTCGGCCGCCTCGCCCGCATGTATCAACTCCAGGTCTCCTTGCGGCAGTCCGCATACGGAGGGGTCCGCGCCGTACTCATCGTGCCGCGCGACATGATCACCACCGGACCCGCCCCCGGCATCGCGCACGGCATCGGCGCCACCTCGCGGCCCCAGAGCTCGCTCGACATGTCGCAGATGAAGCACGTCGTCCCGCCGCGCGGCAAGCACAAGGCGCGCCCCGCCGCGACCGGGCCCGTCCCGTCGCTCGCGTCCCCGGCCCCCGCGCCGGCCCCGGCGGCATCCGCCGCACGGTCCGCGCCCACCGCGTCGGCCATGGGCGACGACGAGATCGTCGTGACCGAATGGACCGAGGGCGGCCTCCCGCAGCGCCGCAGCCGTGGGCGCGCGCCCCTCGGTTCGCACAACCTCCCGCAGCAGTCGGCGCCGGCCTCGGAGCCCGCCGCCCGCAACGGGCACAACGGACAGGGCGGCGGCGGCACGGCACCGCCCGGTCTCTGGCTGGAGGCCTTCACCCAGGCCGTCAACGGAGTGCCCAAGGAGCCGGAGCACGACACAGAATCTGACGACGTGTGGGACAAGGGAGACGAGAAGTGA
- a CDS encoding MarR family transcriptional regulator produces MTDDIVASVVRQWQAVNPGLDTGPMELIGRINRCAALLQQAEDAPLRAAGLTRAEFDLLGAMRRTDRELTPGELARETFSSGAAVTKRLRALQESGLIGRRSDARDRRVAHVGLTEAGRDLVDRLLPEQLAYERSVLSGLDEETRGGLSAQLGELLVQLEGRLGGRR; encoded by the coding sequence GTGACCGACGACATCGTGGCCTCGGTGGTAAGGCAGTGGCAGGCCGTCAACCCCGGGCTCGACACGGGCCCGATGGAACTCATCGGCCGCATCAACCGCTGCGCGGCCCTGCTCCAGCAGGCCGAGGACGCCCCCTTGCGGGCCGCGGGTCTCACCCGTGCCGAATTCGATCTGCTCGGCGCGATGCGGCGCACCGACCGTGAGCTCACGCCGGGCGAGCTGGCCCGGGAGACCTTCTCGTCCGGAGCCGCCGTCACGAAGCGGCTGCGTGCCCTTCAGGAGTCCGGCCTGATCGGCCGCCGGAGCGATGCCAGGGACCGCAGGGTCGCCCACGTCGGGCTGACGGAGGCAGGGCGTGACCTGGTCGACCGTCTGCTGCCCGAACAGCTCGCGTACGAGCGGTCGGTGCTCTCCGGGCTCGACGAGGAGACCCGTGGCGGCCTGAGCGCACAGCTCGGCGAGCTGCTGGTGCAACTGGAGGGCCGGCTCGGCGGCCGCCGCTGA
- a CDS encoding FUSC family protein, which translates to MRPRKPSVHKLPVTGVLRLNSPAEIWYKPALSVVVASAVPNLLLYSLDRLDLVMYTMAGSLCALYGHNLPYARRVHTVLRVILGMAAGLAVALVAASLTDSTAVLIGVGALLAAVQKTFCDATRIGPPGNVIFAFVTSAALFAPQELGQVPGHMALMLAAGAFSWLVTTGPALWHREGPERLATARALDAAAAHAASPDARTRHAAAAAVQAAWQSLLAAGRPTPVRQELERLVVHAERALATTGSGGRVPGAGPDELRRWAAGTRGRGPVPCPPPAPGTLEELFGIDAERAGQRMRRGRREARRRLLRALGPGSPVLPVAFRTLVGCALAGYASSALGVGHPYWAIVTAASVYQPNLTLSWSRALQRTVGNLLGVLVFAAVIPLARVSPLVLVLCVLFFNFAAEALITRNYWLGSVAVTPMALLILEFGGFQPAGELIADRALDTLVGVAVGFLAAVAVTNRRASGRVERALAAALDARDRAERAVADPAADALALETARRRLTASLVELRDAGDIASGEWWQRALPEEELLAAEQAGHRTLAATAQRQGLITLPPENGAV; encoded by the coding sequence ATGCGACCCCGGAAGCCATCCGTCCACAAACTGCCGGTCACCGGTGTCCTGAGGCTGAACAGCCCCGCGGAGATCTGGTACAAGCCCGCGCTGAGCGTGGTGGTCGCCTCGGCCGTCCCGAACCTGCTGCTGTACTCCCTCGACCGCCTCGACCTCGTCATGTACACGATGGCGGGATCGCTCTGCGCGCTCTACGGCCACAACCTGCCGTACGCCCGGAGGGTCCACACCGTCCTCCGCGTGATCCTGGGGATGGCGGCCGGCCTCGCCGTCGCGCTGGTGGCCGCCTCGCTCACCGACTCGACCGCGGTGCTGATCGGTGTCGGCGCGCTGCTCGCGGCCGTGCAGAAGACCTTCTGCGACGCGACGCGCATCGGCCCGCCCGGCAACGTGATCTTCGCCTTCGTCACGTCCGCCGCGCTCTTCGCCCCGCAGGAGCTCGGGCAGGTGCCGGGGCACATGGCCCTGATGCTGGCCGCGGGCGCCTTCTCCTGGCTGGTCACCACCGGCCCGGCCCTGTGGCACAGGGAGGGGCCGGAGCGTCTCGCCACCGCACGCGCGCTCGACGCCGCCGCGGCGCACGCGGCGAGTCCCGACGCCCGGACCCGGCACGCCGCGGCCGCGGCGGTCCAGGCGGCCTGGCAGTCACTGCTCGCCGCCGGACGCCCCACCCCCGTACGCCAGGAGCTGGAGCGGCTCGTCGTCCACGCCGAGCGGGCCCTCGCCACCACCGGGTCCGGCGGTCGTGTCCCCGGCGCCGGACCGGACGAGCTCCGCCGGTGGGCGGCGGGGACCCGGGGCCGCGGCCCCGTACCCTGTCCGCCGCCGGCGCCCGGCACGCTGGAGGAGCTCTTCGGGATCGACGCCGAGCGGGCCGGACAGCGGATGCGGCGGGGCCGGCGCGAGGCCCGGCGCAGGCTGCTCCGCGCACTCGGCCCCGGCTCGCCGGTGCTGCCGGTCGCCTTCCGTACGCTCGTGGGCTGCGCCCTGGCCGGATACGCGTCCTCGGCGCTGGGTGTGGGGCACCCGTACTGGGCCATCGTCACCGCGGCCTCCGTCTACCAGCCCAACCTCACCCTCTCCTGGAGCAGGGCCCTGCAACGGACCGTCGGCAACCTTCTCGGCGTCCTGGTCTTCGCGGCCGTCATCCCGCTCGCCCGGGTGAGCCCGCTCGTCCTCGTCCTGTGCGTCCTGTTCTTCAACTTCGCCGCCGAGGCACTGATCACCCGCAACTACTGGCTCGGTTCCGTCGCCGTCACCCCGATGGCCCTGCTGATCCTGGAATTCGGCGGCTTCCAGCCGGCGGGTGAGCTCATCGCCGACCGCGCGCTGGACACCCTCGTGGGCGTCGCGGTCGGCTTCCTCGCCGCGGTCGCCGTCACCAACCGCCGGGCGTCGGGGCGCGTGGAACGGGCCCTCGCCGCCGCGCTGGATGCCCGGGACCGCGCCGAGCGGGCGGTCGCCGACCCGGCAGCCGACGCCCTCGCGCTCGAGACGGCGCGCAGGAGGCTGACCGCCTCCCTCGTCGAGCTGCGCGACGCCGGCGACATCGCGTCGGGCGAGTGGTGGCAGCGCGCCCTGCCCGAGGAAGAGCTGCTGGCGGCCGAGCAGGCGGGACACCGTACGCTCGCGGCGACAGCACAACGGCAGGGGTTGATCACCCTGCCCCCGGAGAACGGAGCGGTGTGA
- a CDS encoding VOC family protein, translating to MKPTEPVPGGPCWVELGTPDVQAAQTFYASLFGWRCETDPRPEAGGCTTARLGEDAVAAFSPLYRPEQRPAWTVSFATEDADATAGAVRSAGGTVLMGPMDVFDQGRFAVAADPSGAVFSLWQARAFRGAGRLNDAGALGWAELRTSDPRGALAFYPSVFDWTVSSSAHFTHWGADGADFGGMKVQDDDERAEAPPHWLPYFTVSDTEATAARALTAGGEPLAPPTHIPGGPWVAVLRDPQGARFGIHTP from the coding sequence ATGAAGCCCACGGAACCGGTGCCAGGTGGACCCTGTTGGGTCGAGTTGGGCACCCCGGACGTGCAGGCCGCCCAGACGTTCTACGCGAGCCTCTTCGGCTGGCGGTGCGAGACCGATCCACGGCCGGAGGCGGGCGGCTGCACGACGGCGCGCCTCGGTGAGGACGCCGTGGCGGCCTTCAGCCCTCTCTACCGGCCGGAACAGCGGCCCGCCTGGACCGTCTCCTTCGCCACCGAGGACGCGGACGCCACGGCCGGTGCCGTGCGTTCGGCCGGCGGCACGGTGCTGATGGGACCGATGGACGTGTTCGACCAGGGCAGATTCGCCGTGGCCGCCGACCCCTCGGGGGCGGTGTTCTCCCTCTGGCAGGCCCGCGCCTTCCGGGGCGCGGGACGCCTGAACGATGCCGGTGCGCTGGGCTGGGCCGAGCTCCGCACCTCCGACCCGCGGGGCGCACTCGCGTTCTACCCGTCGGTGTTCGACTGGACGGTGAGCAGCTCCGCGCACTTCACCCACTGGGGTGCGGACGGGGCCGACTTCGGCGGCATGAAGGTGCAGGACGACGACGAACGGGCCGAGGCACCACCGCACTGGCTGCCCTACTTCACGGTGTCCGACACCGAGGCCACCGCCGCCAGGGCCCTGACCGCGGGCGGCGAGCCGCTCGCACCGCCGACGCACATCCCGGGAGGGCCCTGGGTCGCGGTGCTCCGCGACCCGCAGGGGGCGCGGTTCGGCATCCACACGCCCTGA
- a CDS encoding MarR family transcriptional regulator: MQAVDLSTHPGHLARRLQQAHHLLWNTMVSQEITSPQFAVLNALTAEPGLDQRTVGERVGLDRSTVAEVITRLLRRELLDKVRDPGDGRRFLLRLTDEGVRTHRRLALRTVGMNQVFLGPLSAEEQETLFGLMRRVADAAEAFRAPEEPAQPARP, from the coding sequence GTGCAGGCGGTCGACCTGAGCACCCACCCCGGGCATCTGGCCCGGCGTCTCCAGCAGGCGCACCACCTGCTCTGGAACACCATGGTCTCCCAGGAGATCACCTCGCCCCAGTTCGCCGTCCTCAACGCCCTCACCGCGGAACCGGGCCTCGACCAGCGGACGGTGGGGGAGCGGGTCGGCCTCGACCGGTCCACCGTCGCCGAGGTGATCACGCGGCTGCTGCGCCGTGAGCTCCTGGACAAGGTGCGTGACCCCGGCGACGGACGGCGCTTCCTGCTCCGGCTCACCGACGAGGGTGTCCGGACCCACCGACGGCTCGCCCTGCGCACGGTCGGGATGAACCAGGTCTTCCTCGGCCCGCTCTCCGCGGAGGAGCAGGAGACGCTCTTCGGTCTGATGCGCCGGGTGGCGGACGCGGCCGAGGCCTTCCGGGCGCCGGAGGAGCCCGCGCAGCCCGCCCGGCCGTGA